In Altererythrobacter rubellus, the following are encoded in one genomic region:
- a CDS encoding VOC family protein, with protein MVKYLHSMIRVTDPDATVAFFNLIGLEEVRRFEVEAGRFTLIFLAAPGQEGVAEVELTHNWPPEDGTTPEEYDGGRNFGHLAYRVDDIYATCQRLLDAGHIIHRPPRDGHMAFVKSPDGISVELLQEGNLDPQEPWCSMENTGSW; from the coding sequence ATGGTCAAATATCTGCACAGCATGATCCGTGTCACCGATCCTGACGCGACGGTGGCATTCTTTAATCTCATCGGTCTGGAAGAGGTCCGCCGGTTTGAGGTCGAAGCGGGGCGGTTCACGCTGATTTTCCTCGCTGCGCCTGGCCAAGAGGGTGTGGCCGAGGTCGAGCTAACTCACAATTGGCCGCCAGAAGATGGCACCACGCCGGAAGAGTATGATGGAGGGCGCAACTTTGGCCACTTGGCCTATCGCGTCGACGATATCTACGCGACATGTCAGAGGCTGTTGGATGCAGGCCACATCATTCACCGCCCGCCGCGCGACGGGCATATGGCATTCGTCAAATCACCTGACGGCATCTCCGTCGAGTTGCTGCAGGAAGGCAATCTCGATCCGCAAGAGCCCTGGTGCAGTATGGAAAATACCGGCAGCTGGTAG
- a CDS encoding TorF family putative porin: MLTSVRGAFTATLVSGLALSAVPALANENAAESEFDLATLQAAADVDVDVSEIAPLKEPVAEKTANNVGGDIGITLSGNVALASEYRFRGVDLSGGEIAIQGGVDLAHDSGFYAGTWASSLDEDTVGFGSTELDVYAGFGGSLAEGVSFDIGGIVYMYPDAGPGDFDYYEFYGSVGFGFGPGEATIGVAYAPDQDSLGDSDNFYIYTDLSAGIPETPISVTAHLGYTDGFLTFTDNGKAFDWSIGLDLAVGGPVSIGVAYVGAEGDIPAGAYDYTDDAVVFTLSASI, translated from the coding sequence ATGCTAACGTCCGTACGCGGTGCTTTTACCGCAACTTTAGTTTCCGGTCTCGCACTCTCCGCAGTACCGGCTCTCGCAAATGAAAACGCAGCTGAAAGCGAGTTTGACCTCGCTACTCTTCAGGCTGCTGCTGACGTTGATGTCGATGTCAGTGAAATCGCGCCACTTAAAGAACCTGTCGCTGAAAAAACTGCCAACAACGTTGGTGGTGATATTGGCATTACCCTCTCGGGCAATGTGGCATTGGCATCCGAGTACCGATTCCGCGGTGTAGATTTGTCGGGTGGCGAGATCGCTATCCAAGGAGGCGTAGATCTCGCTCATGACTCTGGCTTCTATGCCGGCACGTGGGCCTCTTCGCTGGACGAAGACACAGTCGGCTTTGGATCAACCGAGCTTGATGTGTATGCAGGCTTTGGCGGCAGTCTGGCTGAAGGGGTGTCATTCGATATCGGCGGTATTGTCTATATGTACCCAGATGCAGGACCAGGTGATTTCGATTATTACGAATTCTATGGTTCGGTCGGTTTTGGCTTCGGGCCAGGCGAAGCAACCATTGGCGTAGCATACGCACCTGATCAGGATTCGCTTGGTGATTCAGACAATTTTTACATCTATACAGATCTGTCTGCGGGTATTCCCGAGACACCGATTAGCGTGACGGCGCACTTGGGTTACACGGATGGGTTCCTGACCTTTACCGATAATGGCAAGGCTTTTGACTGGTCGATCGGCCTTGATTTGGCTGTTGGAGGTCCAGTTAGCATTGGCGTAGCTTATGTCGGTGCTGAAGGTGATATTCCGGCGGGAGCCTATGATTACACAGACGATGCTGTCGTATTTACGCTGAGCGCAAGTATCTGA
- a CDS encoding metallophosphoesterase family protein, producing MGDIHGRLDLFEALVDAIEADIADHPDADVTVVLLGDLIDRGPDSAGVIERSLQWQECRKVRILAGNHEEMFLESIDDIEVLRHFLKHGGRETILSFGLPVKKYRKLDLKELFELLPEIIPETTRKFVAGFEEMIEAGDYVFVHAGINPELPLDKQKRSDLLWIRERFLRHQGPFPKTVVHGHTIFDEIEIKSDRIGLDTGAFRSGILTALVLEGTNQRTIQSIEKKKHIKIRHEEISS from the coding sequence GTGGGTGACATCCATGGCCGCCTGGACCTGTTTGAAGCACTTGTCGATGCGATCGAAGCAGACATAGCCGACCATCCCGATGCCGATGTAACTGTGGTACTGCTCGGCGATCTGATCGACCGCGGCCCTGACAGTGCCGGTGTGATTGAACGCAGTTTGCAATGGCAGGAATGCCGAAAAGTCCGCATTCTCGCGGGCAATCACGAAGAGATGTTCCTCGAATCAATCGATGATATAGAAGTACTTAGGCACTTTTTGAAGCATGGAGGCCGTGAAACGATCCTGAGCTTTGGCTTGCCGGTTAAAAAATACCGGAAGCTAGACCTCAAGGAATTGTTCGAACTTCTACCCGAGATAATTCCGGAGACAACACGGAAATTCGTCGCCGGCTTTGAAGAGATGATCGAAGCGGGAGATTATGTTTTTGTTCATGCTGGGATCAATCCCGAGCTGCCGCTGGATAAGCAGAAGCGCAGCGACCTGCTTTGGATTCGCGAGCGGTTTCTGAGGCACCAAGGCCCGTTCCCCAAGACAGTCGTTCATGGGCATACCATTTTTGACGAGATAGAAATCAAGAGTGACCGGATTGGCCTCGATACCGGCGCTTTTCGAAGCGGCATTTTGACAGCCCTGGTTCTCGAAGGAACAAATCAGCGAACGATCCAATCGATCGAAAAAAAGAAACATATCAAAATCAGGCACGAGGAAATCAGCTCATGA